Proteins found in one Amycolatopsis aidingensis genomic segment:
- a CDS encoding aminotransferase-like domain-containing protein → MDPLRLGDLHGSLTDPVLAAMEFLNEIANRYPDAVSFAPGRPYEEFFDVQDLHRYLRAFHRYLLDEAGMDPDQARRTLFQYGRTKGVIHELIARNLAVDEGIQADPESIVVTVGCQEAMLLVLRALRSDPRDVVLSVSPVYVGLTGAARLVDMPVLPVRDGQAGIDLADLVARVRQARTDGLRPRALYVAPDFANPSGATMDVPLRRELLRVAEREDLLLLEDNPYRLFGSTDDRLPTLKALDDGGRVVYLGSYAKTGFPGARIGYVLADQPVDLGDSRTGPLADQLSRLKSMVTVNTPPVSQAMIGGLLLEHGFDLAKANLREIEVYRRNRQQVFDGLAARLPDAARLGVSWNSPSGGFFIVVSVPFPVDDALLELSAREHGVLWTPMHHFYGDGVPLPHLRLSISLLTSEQVELGLDRLTAFISQRIQTGLT, encoded by the coding sequence ATGGACCCGCTGCGGCTGGGTGACCTGCACGGATCGCTGACCGATCCGGTGCTGGCCGCCATGGAGTTCCTGAACGAGATCGCCAACCGCTACCCGGATGCGGTGTCCTTCGCACCTGGGCGGCCCTACGAGGAGTTCTTCGACGTCCAGGACCTCCACCGGTACCTGCGGGCCTTCCACCGGTACCTGCTGGACGAGGCGGGGATGGACCCGGATCAGGCGCGCAGGACGCTGTTCCAGTACGGCCGCACCAAGGGCGTCATCCACGAGCTGATCGCCCGCAACCTCGCGGTGGACGAGGGGATCCAGGCGGATCCGGAGTCCATTGTGGTCACCGTCGGCTGCCAGGAGGCGATGCTGCTGGTGCTGCGCGCCCTGCGGTCCGACCCGCGCGATGTGGTGCTGTCGGTCTCCCCGGTCTACGTGGGCCTGACCGGCGCCGCCCGGCTGGTGGACATGCCGGTACTGCCGGTGCGCGACGGCCAGGCCGGGATCGACCTTGCCGACCTGGTGGCGCGGGTGCGGCAGGCGAGGACCGATGGCCTGCGCCCGCGCGCGCTGTACGTGGCGCCGGACTTCGCCAACCCGTCCGGGGCCACCATGGACGTCCCGTTGCGGCGGGAGCTGCTGCGCGTGGCCGAACGGGAGGACCTGCTGCTGCTGGAGGACAACCCCTACCGCCTGTTCGGGTCCACCGACGACCGGCTGCCCACACTGAAGGCACTGGACGACGGCGGGCGGGTGGTCTACCTGGGCTCCTACGCGAAAACCGGGTTCCCCGGCGCCCGGATCGGCTACGTGCTCGCCGACCAGCCGGTCGATCTCGGCGACTCGCGCACCGGCCCGCTGGCCGACCAGCTGTCCCGGCTGAAGAGCATGGTCACCGTGAACACCCCGCCGGTCAGCCAGGCCATGATCGGCGGCCTGCTGCTGGAGCACGGCTTCGACCTGGCGAAGGCGAACCTCCGCGAGATCGAGGTCTATCGCCGCAACCGCCAGCAGGTGTTCGACGGCCTCGCCGCCCGGCTGCCGGACGCGGCGCGGCTCGGGGTGAGCTGGAACAGCCCTTCCGGCGGGTTCTTCATCGTGGTCAGCGTGCCGTTCCCGGTGGATGACGCGCTGCTGGAGCTCTCCGCCCGCGAGCACGGGGTGCTGTGGACCCCGATGCACCATTTCTACGGCGATGGTGTGCCGCTGCCGCACCTGCGACTGTCGATCAGCCTGCTCACCTCCGAGCAGGTCGAGCTGGGCCTGGACCGGCTGACCGCCTTCATCTCCCAGCGCATCCAAACCGGTCTCACCTGA
- a CDS encoding o-succinylbenzoate synthase, translated as MSDDIDLAGARCYAIPMRARFRGITVREGMLVQGPAGWGEFSPFADYQDAVAAPWLATAIEQCTLGWPEPVRERVPVNCTVPAVGPERAHEIAAGSGCRTAKVKVADHPQSQAEDLARVEAVRDALGPGGAIRVDANGAWDVDTAVANIRGLDRAAGGLEYVEQPCRTIEELAAVRRRTEVRIAADESIRQAEDPVRVAVAGAADVAVIKCTPLGGVQRSLRVAEAAGLPCVVSSALETSVGLAAQVALAAALPELDFACGLGTIALLEGDLVAGAGSVRAVDGYLPVPRTPPAPDPDLLGSYALVDPERAAWWRERLTRVAALRPSL; from the coding sequence ATGAGCGACGACATCGACCTCGCCGGAGCCCGCTGCTACGCCATCCCCATGCGTGCCCGCTTCCGGGGGATCACCGTGCGCGAGGGAATGCTGGTCCAGGGGCCCGCCGGATGGGGCGAGTTCAGCCCGTTCGCCGACTACCAGGACGCGGTGGCCGCCCCCTGGCTGGCGACGGCGATCGAGCAGTGCACCCTCGGCTGGCCCGAACCCGTGCGTGAGCGGGTTCCGGTCAACTGCACCGTCCCGGCGGTCGGCCCGGAGCGCGCACACGAGATCGCCGCAGGTTCCGGATGCCGCACCGCCAAAGTGAAGGTCGCTGACCATCCGCAGTCGCAGGCCGAGGACCTCGCCCGGGTGGAGGCGGTACGGGACGCGCTCGGCCCCGGCGGAGCGATCAGGGTGGACGCCAACGGCGCCTGGGATGTCGACACCGCCGTCGCCAACATCCGCGGGCTGGACCGGGCCGCGGGTGGCCTGGAGTACGTCGAGCAGCCCTGCCGCACCATCGAGGAACTCGCCGCGGTCCGGCGGCGAACCGAGGTCCGGATCGCGGCCGACGAGTCCATCCGGCAGGCCGAGGACCCGGTGCGGGTGGCGGTCGCGGGCGCTGCCGATGTGGCGGTCATCAAATGCACCCCGCTCGGCGGAGTCCAGCGTTCGTTGCGGGTCGCCGAGGCTGCCGGGCTGCCGTGCGTGGTCTCCTCCGCGCTGGAGACCAGCGTCGGGCTGGCCGCGCAGGTCGCCCTCGCGGCCGCCCTGCCCGAGCTGGACTTCGCCTGCGGACTCGGCACGATCGCGCTGCTGGAGGGCGATCTCGTGGCGGGTGCGGGCTCGGTGCGGGCGGTGGACGGCTACCTGCCGGTGCCGCGCACCCCACCCGCCCCCGACCCGGACCTGCTCGGCAGCTATGCGCTCGTCGATCCGGAGCGGGCCGCGTGGTGGCGCGAGCGGCTCACCCGCGTGGCCGCGCTGCGGCCGTCGCTGTGA
- a CDS encoding protein kinase family protein yields MPFDDTTADQRTWLCGQLAVAAAQVKGTLTGRHSFGWHERTVGARIDTPDGPLWLRVISEHERWSRGDSWTGNSDANDETFASVPKPMLLDMLEWTVGDQRVRAELMTYVPDETLADDMIFRSHVELPEAWWAALRRGLRAVSAVRHTKRVIIGDDVLRHHLLAAFGFDLDVDRLDWSCAHGDLHWSNLTAPTLWILDWEHWGWAPRGYDAAVLYCASTLAPDLAAQVHQHFADQLDTYSGRVAQLAAITKLLCRVEDGDHLDLAKPLHQLAAALLWQLQQE; encoded by the coding sequence ATGCCGTTCGATGACACCACGGCCGACCAGCGCACGTGGCTTTGCGGGCAGCTGGCCGTCGCCGCCGCGCAGGTCAAGGGCACTCTCACCGGACGTCACAGCTTCGGATGGCACGAGCGCACCGTCGGGGCACGAATCGACACCCCTGACGGCCCCCTCTGGCTACGAGTCATCAGCGAACACGAGCGCTGGAGCAGAGGCGACAGCTGGACCGGTAACAGCGACGCGAACGACGAGACGTTCGCCTCCGTGCCGAAGCCGATGCTCTTGGATATGCTCGAATGGACGGTCGGCGACCAGCGAGTCCGGGCCGAACTGATGACCTACGTGCCGGACGAAACCCTCGCCGACGACATGATTTTCCGCAGCCACGTCGAGCTGCCCGAAGCGTGGTGGGCCGCGTTGCGCCGGGGACTGCGCGCCGTGTCGGCGGTTCGTCACACTAAACGGGTGATCATCGGCGACGATGTCCTCCGCCACCACCTGCTCGCCGCCTTCGGTTTCGACCTCGATGTGGACCGGCTCGACTGGTCATGCGCCCACGGTGACCTGCACTGGAGTAACCTGACAGCGCCCACCCTGTGGATTCTCGACTGGGAACACTGGGGCTGGGCACCGCGTGGTTACGACGCCGCGGTCCTCTACTGCGCGAGCACCCTGGCACCCGACCTCGCCGCCCAAGTCCACCAGCACTTCGCTGACCAACTGGACACCTACAGCGGTCGAGTCGCCCAGCTGGCCGCTATCACCAAGCTCTTGTGCCGAGTGGAAGACGGCGACCACCTCGACCTCGCCAAACCCCTCCACCAGCTCGCCGCCGCCCTCCTGTGGCAGCTGCAACAGGAATGA
- a CDS encoding AAA family ATPase, translated as MLIDHVKVTSAFAADDEAAWPLSVPAIRDVAKNGLTFTSDLVVLVGANGSGKSTLLEGIAEAYGLDVRGGHGGRRYSSPLDKSPLGEALRLHRTSRGSKFTGRNATGFFLRAETAHGMLAYMTDMGIAGYGDRLSWEVSHGESYLQAITGRFNGPGLYLLDEAEGPLSFQSTLVLLHHLRELVTTHNAQVIYSTHSPLVAALPAAQILELSEDGICEQDWSDLETVRLWQAFLRHPQRMFDAD; from the coding sequence ATGTTAATCGACCACGTCAAGGTGACCTCCGCGTTCGCCGCCGACGACGAAGCCGCCTGGCCGCTGTCGGTGCCCGCGATCCGCGACGTGGCCAAGAACGGGCTGACCTTCACCAGCGACCTTGTCGTGCTGGTCGGCGCCAACGGTAGCGGTAAGTCCACCCTGCTGGAAGGCATCGCCGAGGCATACGGGCTGGACGTTCGTGGCGGGCATGGCGGCAGGCGCTACTCCAGCCCCCTGGACAAGAGCCCACTTGGTGAAGCCCTTCGTCTGCACCGCACGAGCCGCGGCAGCAAATTCACCGGAAGGAATGCCACCGGGTTCTTCCTCCGCGCCGAAACCGCCCACGGCATGTTGGCCTACATGACCGACATGGGCATCGCCGGCTATGGCGACCGTCTGTCGTGGGAGGTCAGCCACGGCGAGTCCTACCTGCAAGCCATCACCGGGCGATTCAACGGCCCTGGCCTCTACCTGCTCGATGAAGCCGAAGGCCCGCTGTCGTTTCAGTCCACCCTCGTGCTGTTGCATCACCTGCGCGAACTGGTGACCACACACAATGCTCAGGTCATCTACTCCACCCATTCCCCGCTGGTCGCCGCGCTACCCGCCGCGCAGATCCTGGAACTGTCCGAGGACGGGATCTGCGAGCAGGACTGGTCGGATCTGGAAACCGTGCGGCTGTGGCAAGCATTCCTGCGCCACCCACAACGAATGTTCGACGCTGACTAG
- the hppD gene encoding 4-hydroxyphenylpyruvate dioxygenase: MTAAAGSVFEKDMSVDHVVFYVADAEEAAAELVEKYGLAVLARSAEGAPTRSVAVGRGDIHLVFTEALAGDHPAARYVRAHGDGVADIALEVTDVRAAFAEAVRRGARPVAEPAEAEGVVSAAITGFGDVVHTFVQRTPGGAGLPGLRPAGEPAPADTGVRTLDHFAVCLEAGQLEPTVKFYQDVLDFRMIFEEKIVVGAQSMDSKVVQSASGAVTLTLIEPDTTREPGQIDEFLKNHGGAGVQHIAFTTANIVSSIRSLRQRGVEFLTTPGAYYDLLGGRTELTRHPVADLREQHILVDEDADGQLYQIFARSTHPSGTFFLEIIERAGARTFGSGNIEALYQAVEVERARASH, encoded by the coding sequence ATGACGGCAGCAGCAGGCAGCGTGTTCGAGAAGGACATGAGCGTCGACCATGTCGTGTTCTATGTCGCCGATGCCGAGGAGGCCGCGGCGGAACTGGTCGAGAAGTACGGGCTCGCCGTGCTCGCGCGTTCCGCCGAGGGCGCCCCGACCCGCTCGGTGGCGGTGGGCCGCGGCGATATCCACCTGGTGTTCACCGAGGCGCTGGCAGGCGATCACCCGGCGGCCCGTTACGTCCGGGCGCACGGGGACGGGGTGGCCGATATCGCGCTGGAGGTGACCGACGTGCGGGCGGCGTTCGCCGAGGCGGTGCGCAGGGGAGCGCGGCCGGTTGCCGAGCCCGCCGAGGCCGAGGGGGTGGTTTCCGCCGCCATCACCGGATTCGGCGACGTGGTGCACACCTTCGTCCAGCGCACCCCAGGCGGTGCCGGGCTGCCAGGGCTGCGCCCCGCAGGCGAGCCCGCGCCCGCCGACACCGGGGTGCGCACGCTGGACCACTTCGCGGTCTGCCTCGAGGCGGGTCAGCTGGAGCCGACCGTGAAGTTCTACCAGGACGTGCTGGACTTCCGGATGATCTTCGAGGAGAAGATCGTGGTCGGTGCCCAGTCCATGGACTCCAAGGTGGTGCAGAGCGCGTCCGGTGCGGTCACCCTCACCCTGATCGAACCGGACACCACCCGCGAGCCAGGGCAGATCGACGAGTTCCTGAAGAACCACGGCGGGGCCGGCGTGCAGCACATCGCGTTCACCACCGCCAATATCGTGTCCTCGATCCGCAGCCTGCGGCAGCGCGGGGTGGAGTTCCTCACCACCCCCGGCGCCTACTACGACCTGCTCGGCGGGCGCACCGAGCTCACCCGGCACCCGGTGGCCGACCTGCGCGAGCAGCACATCCTGGTGGACGAGGACGCCGACGGCCAGCTGTACCAGATCTTCGCCCGGTCCACGCATCCCAGCGGTACCTTCTTCCTGGAGATCATCGAACGGGCGGGGGCACGGACCTTCGGCAGCGGCAACATCGAGGCGCTCTACCAGGCTGTCGAGGTCGAGCGGGCCAGGGCGAGCCACTGA
- a CDS encoding radical SAM/SPASM domain-containing protein → MAGVSFLWLELTGTCQLACAHCYAQSGPSGTHGSMTRADWVWVLDQAAEMRVEIVQFIGGEPTLHPDLPGLIDHALACGLEVEVFTNLVHVTEPLWEVFTRPGVSLATSYYSDDPDQHAAITGRPSHARTKANIAEALRRGVPLRAGVIDFGMVDDAAQRSERAHTELADLGVPAVGYDRVRQVGRGVRDQQPGTAQLCGRCGDGVAAISPNGDVWPCVFSRWLPIGNVLDVELARVLSSPLADEVRASLEQAFRGHANTDDTQACGPNCSPVCDPVNCGPRCEPMSSPCSPKQCSPADQFCSPNYPGPGRRCSPRTGNPCQPMQCRPTR, encoded by the coding sequence ATGGCTGGAGTGTCGTTCCTGTGGTTGGAGTTGACCGGCACCTGCCAGCTTGCCTGTGCTCACTGCTATGCCCAGTCCGGCCCGTCGGGTACCCACGGGTCAATGACCCGTGCTGACTGGGTGTGGGTACTCGACCAGGCGGCGGAAATGCGAGTGGAGATCGTCCAGTTCATCGGCGGCGAGCCAACGCTGCACCCGGACTTGCCGGGGCTGATCGACCACGCGCTGGCCTGCGGTTTGGAGGTGGAGGTGTTCACCAATCTGGTGCACGTCACCGAGCCGCTGTGGGAAGTGTTTACCCGGCCGGGGGTGTCGCTGGCGACCTCGTACTACTCTGACGACCCCGACCAGCACGCGGCGATCACCGGCCGCCCCAGCCACGCCCGCACGAAAGCCAACATCGCCGAGGCGTTGCGGCGCGGTGTCCCACTGCGGGCCGGGGTGATCGACTTCGGCATGGTGGATGACGCCGCACAACGGTCCGAGCGAGCGCACACCGAACTCGCGGACCTTGGAGTGCCCGCCGTCGGCTACGACCGGGTGCGTCAGGTCGGCCGCGGCGTGCGCGACCAGCAGCCGGGCACCGCCCAACTGTGTGGGCGCTGCGGCGATGGAGTCGCCGCTATTTCCCCGAACGGGGATGTCTGGCCCTGCGTGTTCAGCCGTTGGCTGCCCATCGGCAACGTCTTGGACGTCGAACTGGCTCGCGTTCTGTCCAGCCCTCTGGCCGACGAGGTCAGGGCCAGCCTGGAGCAGGCGTTCCGCGGCCACGCGAACACGGATGACACACAGGCATGCGGACCGAATTGCAGTCCGGTTTGTGACCCGGTCAACTGCGGGCCTCGGTGCGAACCGATGTCCTCGCCATGCAGTCCGAAACAGTGCTCACCTGCGGATCAGTTCTGCTCCCCGAACTACCCCGGCCCGGGGCGCCGGTGCTCACCACGAACAGGCAATCCTTGCCAGCCAATGCAATGCCGCCCGACCCGCTAG
- a CDS encoding helix-turn-helix domain-containing protein produces the protein MYDDGNDVGRRLREIRSWRQLSLQVTADLSGISYGYLAKIERGEKPVTKRRTLEALAAALRVSPVELTGKPYTPVAKDDAETFAQMTALGDMLIGWWVGEVPDTPARPWETVLVDFDRLNNELRPGSDYAAQAAMLPGLVRELLVYAADPQRKTDALVALVQAYHAAGALAARLGFAGLPTVAVERMRSAAELLGDPVWVAASAWSRAHLLSSTSRPRQYQLAVRVADSAPVERPETRGMANLTAALAAASQGDADSARTHLDEAAAVAEQLEPDVSPWPPSMMNFGRTNVGIWKTSIGVELGEGAKVARYARGLRLESISTSRQAGFWADYGRGLLAERKTREEGLGAILHAERLAPQQIRSNTFVREAVFGLLGSARRDAGGRELRGLAWRMGVVPNG, from the coding sequence ATGTACGACGATGGCAACGATGTCGGCCGCCGACTACGCGAAATTCGCTCGTGGCGGCAACTGAGTCTCCAGGTCACCGCCGACCTGTCCGGAATCTCCTACGGGTACCTCGCCAAGATCGAGCGCGGCGAGAAGCCGGTCACCAAACGACGGACGCTGGAAGCGCTGGCCGCGGCGCTGCGGGTGTCACCGGTGGAGCTGACCGGCAAGCCATACACTCCGGTCGCGAAAGACGATGCGGAAACGTTTGCACAGATGACGGCACTCGGCGACATGCTCATCGGGTGGTGGGTCGGTGAGGTACCGGACACTCCGGCACGGCCGTGGGAGACGGTGCTGGTGGACTTCGACCGGCTGAACAATGAGCTGCGTCCCGGTTCGGACTACGCCGCGCAAGCAGCGATGCTGCCCGGCTTGGTTCGCGAGTTGCTCGTCTACGCCGCAGACCCTCAGCGGAAGACGGATGCCCTGGTGGCGCTTGTGCAGGCCTACCATGCCGCGGGTGCGCTGGCGGCCCGGCTCGGTTTCGCTGGGTTACCGACCGTCGCGGTCGAACGGATGCGATCGGCAGCCGAACTACTCGGTGATCCGGTCTGGGTGGCCGCGTCGGCATGGTCGCGGGCGCATCTACTGAGCAGCACCAGCCGCCCGAGGCAGTACCAACTGGCGGTCCGCGTGGCCGACTCCGCACCGGTCGAGCGGCCGGAGACGCGTGGCATGGCAAACCTGACAGCGGCACTCGCGGCGGCCTCGCAGGGCGACGCCGATTCGGCACGTACCCACCTGGATGAGGCCGCGGCGGTCGCCGAACAGCTTGAACCGGACGTGTCGCCGTGGCCGCCGTCGATGATGAATTTCGGCCGCACCAACGTCGGAATCTGGAAGACCTCTATCGGGGTCGAGCTGGGTGAGGGCGCGAAGGTAGCCCGTTACGCTCGCGGTTTGCGCCTCGAGTCCATCTCCACCTCCCGACAGGCCGGGTTCTGGGCCGACTACGGGCGCGGGTTGCTCGCCGAGCGGAAGACCCGCGAGGAGGGCCTCGGCGCGATCTTGCACGCCGAACGGCTGGCTCCCCAGCAGATCCGTAGCAACACTTTCGTGCGAGAAGCCGTTTTCGGGCTGCTCGGTTCGGCGCGGCGCGATGCCGGTGGGCGGGAACTACGTGGCCTTGCATGGAGGATGGGCGTAGTGCCGAACGGGTGA
- the tgmC gene encoding ATP-grasp peptide maturase system methyltransferase produces MTTSLDTEWPALARRLARDLEQSGKLSDPAWRAAVCAVPRHELVPDYFQQDRTGTWTRSDTTTDEGRRQWLEKIYSNSVLITALRQDTRPPRVLSSSTQPGLMTRMLQALDVREGHRVLEIGTGTGYNAALLCHRLGSAGVYSVDVEPGLISTARKRLRHLGFTPTLVTCDGSAGLPVHAPFDRIIATCAVPAIPWTWVEQVPVGGAVLTDLKIAPNAGSLVRVTRTGLNRAEGRFDSTYAAFMGLRSQPGEPDRSPAWAHRDATSIERHMTTVDPQTPWNSMIVWFLAAFDIGPDISIGFAGSTDTDAARPPDVSLTTPDGSWARISMGITDSGGHEVAQGGPRRLWQIIESAHDLWNQLDRPGWDRFGLTVTPSEQTVWLDQPDSPRRWPIAQ; encoded by the coding sequence GTGACAACCAGCCTTGACACGGAGTGGCCTGCCCTGGCACGACGGCTGGCCAGGGATCTGGAACAGTCGGGCAAGCTCAGCGACCCGGCATGGCGGGCCGCGGTGTGCGCGGTGCCGCGCCACGAACTGGTGCCCGACTACTTCCAACAGGACCGCACCGGCACTTGGACCCGTTCGGACACCACGACCGACGAAGGCCGTCGACAGTGGCTGGAGAAGATCTACTCCAACTCGGTGCTGATCACCGCGTTGCGCCAGGACACCCGACCGCCAAGGGTGCTGTCCTCCTCGACCCAGCCAGGCTTGATGACGAGGATGCTCCAGGCCCTGGACGTCCGCGAGGGGCACCGCGTACTGGAGATCGGGACCGGCACCGGCTACAACGCCGCACTGCTGTGCCACCGGCTCGGCTCGGCGGGGGTGTACTCCGTCGACGTCGAGCCCGGCCTGATCAGCACCGCCCGGAAACGCTTGCGGCATTTGGGATTCACGCCCACCCTCGTCACCTGCGACGGCTCCGCCGGGCTGCCGGTGCACGCCCCGTTCGACCGCATCATTGCCACCTGCGCGGTACCGGCGATCCCGTGGACCTGGGTCGAGCAAGTCCCAGTCGGTGGCGCGGTCCTGACCGATCTGAAGATCGCCCCCAACGCCGGTAGCCTCGTCCGCGTCACCCGCACCGGGCTCAACCGGGCCGAGGGGCGGTTCGACTCGACCTATGCCGCGTTCATGGGACTACGCTCCCAGCCCGGTGAACCCGACCGCAGTCCCGCCTGGGCCCACCGCGACGCCACCAGTATCGAGCGTCACATGACTACCGTGGACCCGCAGACCCCGTGGAACTCGATGATCGTGTGGTTCCTCGCCGCGTTCGACATCGGCCCCGACATCTCGATCGGGTTCGCCGGCAGCACCGACACCGACGCGGCCCGGCCGCCCGACGTCTCGCTCACCACCCCGGACGGCTCCTGGGCCCGCATCAGCATGGGCATCACCGACAGCGGCGGCCACGAGGTCGCCCAGGGCGGGCCACGCCGACTGTGGCAGATCATCGAGAGCGCCCACGACCTGTGGAACCAGCTCGACCGGCCCGGATGGGACCGTTTCGGACTTACCGTCACCCCAAGCGAGCAGACCGTCTGGCTGGACCAACCGGACAGCCCGCGCCGCTGGCCCATCGCCCAGTGA